GCGCGCCTGCGATCTTGCCCCCGAGACCGTCGAGCTTCAGCGGGCCCTGGGTGAGGCGGGCCGTGAGCAGCCCCATGCCGACCGCGACGAGGATGATGAGCGCGCCGAGGGACTTGAAGCAGATGGTCGAGACCCGTCGTGCGCCCAAGCCCCGCCGGCCCCGGCGGGGCTCCGGAGGCGGGACGTCGCCGGCGGGACCGGCGGTCGTCGGGTCTCGGGTCTCGGCCAAGTGGTTTCGGTCCTCGGCGGCTCGGCTGGAAGAGCGGGTCGTCGGCGCCTATACGGCAGGACTGGCTCAGCTGGCGGGCCTATGCGAGTCACTCCCGTGACTGTCCCGACTTTTGGGTCGAAAGGAAGGCGATAATGACCGCAAGCCTGGTTGTCGGTTCCCCTGCTCCCACCTTCACCCTGCCCGGCCACGACGGCGCGCCGATCACGCTCGAGAGCTTCAAGGGCAAGGCGCTGGTCCTCTACTTCTACCCGAAGGACGACACGCCGGGCTGCACCGCGGAGGCGATCGCCTTCAACGGCAAGGCCAAGGCGTTCGCCGAGGCCGGCGCCGCGATCCTGGGCGTCTCGCCGGACTCGGTGAAGAGCCACGAGAAGTTTCGCACCAAACACGATCTCGCGATCCCGCTCGCATCTGACGAGGAGAAGGCGATGCTCGGCGCCTACGGCGTCTGGGTCGAGAAGGCGATGTACGGCAAGAAGTACATGGGCGTGGAGCGCACCACCGTGCTCATCGACAAGGCCGGCAAGATCGCCAAGGTCTGGCCGAAGGTGAAGGTGCCAGGCCACGTCGACGAGGTGCTGGCGGCAGTGAAGGCGCTCCCGTGACAGGCATGGTCGTCTGAGAGGCCCTGATCACGCGATCACGCTTCGAACACCACCTCGCCCGCGACGAGCGTGAGCTTCACCCTGCCTTCGAGCCGCGCCTGGTCGAACGGCGTGTTCTTGCAGCGCGAGGCGAGCTTCGCGGGGTCGACGACGAACGGCTCCTCGGGATCGAAGCGGATGAGGTCGGCCGGCGCACCGGTCTCGAGCCGCCCCTGCGGCACGCGCAGGATCTCGGCCGGCTTCGCGCTCAGCGCCCGCATGAGCGCCGGCAGGCCGAGGTGCCCCGCTGTGACGAGACGCAGCGCTGCCGGCAGCATCGTCTCGAGACCGATGGCGCCGGGCGCCGCCTCCGTGAACGGCAGCCGCTTCACCTCGACGTCCTGCGGATCGTGGTCCGAGACGATCGCGTCGATCAGCCCCGAGGCCACGGCTTCGACGAGAGCCAGCCGGTCCTCCTCGCGCCGGAGCGGCGGCTTCAGCTTGAGGAAGGTGCGGTAGTCGCCGATGTCGTTCTCGTTCAGCGTGAGGTGATTGATTGAGGTCGCGCAGGTGACCGGCAGGCCATCGGCCTTGGCCTTGGCGATGATGGCGAGCGACTCCGCCGTCGTGACGCAGGCCGCGTGGTAGCGGGCGCCGGTGAGCGCGACGAGCCGCATGTCGCGCTCGAGGATGATCGTCTCGGCCGCGTGGGGAATGCCGAGCAGCCCGAGCCGCGAGGCGAAGGCGCCCTCGTTCATCACGCCGTCGGCGGCGAGGTCGTGATCCTCGGCGAAGTGGATCACAAGCGCATCGAAGTCGCGCGCGTAGACCATCGCGCGGCGCAGGATGCGGGCGTTGGCGATCGAGCGCGAGCCGTCGGAGAAGGCGATGGCGCCGGCCTGGAGCAGCAGGCCGATCTCGGCGATGTCCTCGCCCCGCAGGCCCTTGGTGAGCGCGGCGCAAGGTAGGATGCGCACCCGCCCGGTGTCGCGTGCGCGGCGCATGAGGAAATCGACGACGGCGGCCTCGTCGACCGGCGGATTGGTGTCGGGCAGGGACAGGATCGAGGTGACGCCGCCAGCCGCCGCCGCCGCCGTCGCCGTGGCGATGGTCTCGCGGTACTCGGCGCCGGGCTCGCCGACGAAGGCGTGCATGTCGACGAGGCCCGGCGCGACGACGTCGCCGCGACAGTCGATGGTGCGCACGCCAGCCGGCAGGCTCGAGGCGGTGACGTTGGGCCCGACCTGGCGGATGAAGCCTTGCTCGACGAGCACGCCGCCGCGCGTCTCGGTGCCGGCGACGGGATCGACGAGGCGCGTGTTGACGAGCGCGAGGCTGCCGTGGGGGTGTGCAGAGAAGGTCATCGGACCGATCTCTATAGCCCCTGGTCGGGCGGAGGCCAGCTTTAGCAATAGCGCGGTTTGCGCCACCCAACGGTTTGTGGAACGCTCGACGAAGCGACACAGAAGGAGAGCTCGCCTTGACCTCTGCGCTAGACCAGCTCGCCGAGAGCCAGGCGACCTACGGCATGGCCAATCTGCGACCAGACCGGACCGGGCTGTCGTTCATCGTCTTCATCTCCCAGCGCGACGACGCTCGCCACGCGGCGCGCGTGAAGGTGTCGCCGGCGCCGAGGGTCAAGGCCGACGAGATGGCCTCCTACTCCATCGCGCGGTTCGCTCATCGAGCGGGACCCCGCCTGTCTTCGGAAGACGAGCGCAAGCTCGCCGCCTGGGTCGCGCTGAACCTCGACGTCATCCAGCGTTACTGGGACGGCGACATCGAATTCACCGAAGATGCCATCGCGCTCCTGAAGCCTATCTGATCCGCGGCTCACATGCCTTCGAGCACGCCGCCGCGCGTCTCGGTGCCAACCGACAATGACGCGTCACGACGCGTCACGCGTCACGCCGTGCTCCGACGTTTCAGGTAATTATACCCACTCCCGTCGCTTGGCAAAATTCGCAATCGACATCCCACTCGTGAAAAATTGTCTCGCTGCCCGGTGGCGCCGTCGCCGATCCTTGCTAGCCTGCGTCCGCTTCGCAGCATCGACTGCCTCGGAGTCTGCGCGATGATCCGATTGCCGACCGCCCATTTCGTCCTGTGCGTCTCGCTCCTGATCCTCGCCCTCGCCGGACCGGCATCCGCACAGGGCACCGACGAGCAGCGCGAAGCCTGCACGCCCGACGCGCTGAAGCTCTGCTCGGACACGATCCCGGACGTCGCGAAGACGACCGCCTGCATGAAGGCGCACGAAGCGGCGCTGAGCCCACGCTGCCGGGCCGTCTTCAACGAGCCGGCGACAAGTGCTCCGGCGATCGCCGCCGCAGACGCCAAGGGCAAGGCCGTGAAGGCGGCGCGGCGCAAGCATAAAGAGCGCGAGACCGAGACAAGCGAAGCGCGCGACCAGCCGGCACGGCCGCGCCATCGGCGGCAGACGGCGCGCGAGGAGTCGCTCGACGCGCCCACGCATCTCGGCGCCGGGGGCGACCGAGGGACGGAAGACACCGATGCCGCGCCCGGCGAGCCCGCCGGATACGCCTACGGCCTAGACATCCGCCGGTTTCCGCCGGGCGAAGGACCCGACGAGCTACCGCCCTACGGCGGCGACGGTTACGACGGCGGACCGCGTGACTTGCCGAGAGGCTCGGGGCCGGGCGCGTGGGGCGGCCCGCGCTTCGCTTACGATGGCCCGGATGGCCCCGGCGGCCCGGGCCCGGATCGCTTCGGGCTGGATGGCCCGGACGGACCGCCGCGCTACGGACGCGACCGCCGAGACGCCGAAGATGGACCGCCGCCGCGCCACGGCCCGCACCGGGCCGAGGCCGTCATC
This Beijerinckiaceae bacterium RH AL1 DNA region includes the following protein-coding sequences:
- a CDS encoding exported protein of unknown function (ID:RHAL1_02227;~source:Prodigal:2.6), which translates into the protein MIRLPTAHFVLCVSLLILALAGPASAQGTDEQREACTPDALKLCSDTIPDVAKTTACMKAHEAALSPRCRAVFNEPATSAPAIAAADAKGKAVKAARRKHKERETETSEARDQPARPRHRRQTAREESLDAPTHLGAGGDRGTEDTDAAPGEPAGYAYGLDIRRFPPGEGPDELPPYGGDGYDGGPRDLPRGSGPGAWGGPRFAYDGPDGPGGPGPDRFGLDGPDGPPRYGRDRRDAEDGPPPRHGPHRAEAVIARLCDSGEIDPHTCAVTKRALRHGSRE
- a CDS encoding hypothetical protein (ID:RHAL1_02226;~conserved protein of unknown function;~source:Prodigal:2.6), coding for MTSALDQLAESQATYGMANLRPDRTGLSFIVFISQRDDARHAARVKVSPAPRVKADEMASYSIARFAHRAGPRLSSEDERKLAAWVALNLDVIQRYWDGDIEFTEDAIALLKPI
- the pyrC gene encoding Dihydroorotase (ID:RHAL1_02225;~source:Prodigal:2.6); translation: MTFSAHPHGSLALVNTRLVDPVAGTETRGGVLVEQGFIRQVGPNVTASSLPAGVRTIDCRGDVVAPGLVDMHAFVGEPGAEYRETIATATAAAAAGGVTSILSLPDTNPPVDEAAVVDFLMRRARDTGRVRILPCAALTKGLRGEDIAEIGLLLQAGAIAFSDGSRSIANARILRRAMVYARDFDALVIHFAEDHDLAADGVMNEGAFASRLGLLGIPHAAETIILERDMRLVALTGARYHAACVTTAESLAIIAKAKADGLPVTCATSINHLTLNENDIGDYRTFLKLKPPLRREEDRLALVEAVASGLIDAIVSDHDPQDVEVKRLPFTEAAPGAIGLETMLPAALRLVTAGHLGLPALMRALSAKPAEILRVPQGRLETGAPADLIRFDPEEPFVVDPAKLASRCKNTPFDQARLEGRVKLTLVAGEVVFEA
- the bcp gene encoding putative peroxiredoxin bcp (ID:RHAL1_02224;~source:Prodigal:2.6), coding for MTASLVVGSPAPTFTLPGHDGAPITLESFKGKALVLYFYPKDDTPGCTAEAIAFNGKAKAFAEAGAAILGVSPDSVKSHEKFRTKHDLAIPLASDEEKAMLGAYGVWVEKAMYGKKYMGVERTTVLIDKAGKIAKVWPKVKVPGHVDEVLAAVKALP